In the genome of Vibrio sp. 16, one region contains:
- the pyk gene encoding pyruvate kinase, with protein sequence MNKTKIVATVGPASQSSPVLEEMILAGVNVVRLNFSHGNPADHIATAARVRVAAAKLGKHVGILVDLQGPKIRIAGFKNDAIHLNAGDTFILDGTLDSQSGDEQRVGLDYPQLIKDLSLGNQLLLDDGRIQLEVSAINDEKTIVETKVINGGKLSNRKGINLLGGGLSAPALTEKDKQDIQTAAVIDAEFLAVSFPRNAEDLQDARQIARQAGCQAQIVAKIERAEIVANQDAMDKVIQASDVIMVARGDLGVEIGDARLPRVQKTLIGRAKHFGKPVITATQMMESMIENPLPTRAEVMDVANAVIDGTDAVMLSAESATGAYPVEAVQAMARIARGVELETECSSQCWENVQQLCSSSSKSFAISSILLAARSQQNLGVAVFTNSGETPLLMSRCHSKAVIWALSNDEKLLARLSLLRGVEPVYASVEDRDLSDTVLDILDKPIRDSGIHSLLISRFESVEGSGDINISRLITIANKESVAA encoded by the coding sequence ATGAACAAAACAAAAATTGTCGCAACAGTTGGTCCAGCAAGCCAAAGCTCCCCTGTGTTAGAAGAGATGATCCTCGCTGGTGTGAATGTCGTGCGCCTGAATTTCTCTCACGGAAACCCAGCGGATCACATCGCTACCGCAGCACGAGTGCGAGTGGCCGCCGCAAAATTAGGCAAACACGTCGGTATATTGGTTGACCTTCAAGGTCCTAAGATTCGCATTGCAGGATTTAAAAATGACGCGATTCACCTGAACGCTGGCGACACATTTATTCTCGATGGTACGCTAGACTCACAATCAGGCGATGAGCAACGTGTCGGTTTGGATTACCCGCAACTCATCAAAGACCTCTCACTTGGCAACCAACTGCTGCTTGACGATGGTCGAATCCAACTGGAAGTATCTGCAATAAACGACGAGAAAACCATTGTAGAGACCAAGGTAATCAACGGCGGAAAGCTCTCCAATCGCAAAGGGATCAATTTGCTCGGTGGCGGACTCTCTGCCCCTGCCTTAACTGAAAAAGACAAACAAGATATTCAAACCGCCGCTGTGATTGATGCTGAGTTTCTCGCAGTTTCGTTTCCACGCAACGCGGAAGATTTGCAAGATGCCAGACAGATCGCTCGCCAAGCAGGTTGCCAAGCGCAAATCGTCGCTAAAATTGAGCGCGCCGAGATCGTTGCTAACCAAGACGCAATGGATAAGGTGATTCAAGCGTCCGACGTCATTATGGTCGCCCGCGGGGACCTTGGCGTAGAAATCGGAGACGCTCGCTTACCACGCGTGCAAAAAACCTTAATTGGCCGTGCAAAACACTTTGGCAAGCCAGTCATTACCGCCACACAAATGATGGAATCCATGATTGAAAACCCGCTGCCAACCCGCGCGGAAGTTATGGATGTCGCCAACGCAGTCATCGACGGCACCGATGCTGTGATGCTCTCCGCTGAATCGGCCACTGGCGCTTACCCTGTCGAGGCAGTACAAGCGATGGCACGTATCGCGCGCGGCGTTGAGTTGGAAACCGAATGCTCAAGCCAGTGCTGGGAAAACGTTCAACAACTGTGCAGCAGCAGCAGTAAGAGCTTTGCCATCTCTTCGATATTGCTGGCCGCACGCTCACAACAAAATCTTGGTGTTGCGGTGTTCACAAACAGCGGTGAGACTCCTCTGCTCATGTCTCGTTGCCACAGCAAAGCCGTGATTTGGGCACTAAGCAATGATGAAAAGCTATTAGCTCGCCTGTCACTGCTGCGTGGTGTCGAGCCCGTTTACGCCTCGGTAGAGGACCGCGACCTATCCGATACGGTATTGGATATCCTCGATAAGCCGATCCGTGATAGCGGCATTCATTCGCTGCTGATCTCGCGTTTTGAGTCCGTTGAAGGTTCAGGCGACATCAACATCAGCCGTTTGATTACGATTGCCAACAAAGAGTCGGTTGCCGCTTAA
- a CDS encoding MFS transporter yields the protein MFNFFKTRPDLPLSDGSKEAMQSRFKRYQWQVFLGLVFGYAVFYVVRMSLGVVKKPMLDAGIVTIEELGIMGSAFFFTYAIGKFSNGFLSDYANIGRFMSFSLLLSGATAVVMGLNTAGFFFVLLWGLNGWFQSVGSAPSCVSLFQWFSPKQRGSRYSVWGGSRNIGEGITWILTATLVSYLGWRAGFIGAGIAAIAAALCMFFALKDRPQTYGLPDAATAFDEEPEIKKANDPKETRRAQMFVLKQPAVWLIAAACAAMYVSRYAMSSWAVLYLQESKGYSLIDAGFAMSTYPIAGLAGAILSGIVSDKLFNANRHIPTLLYGLANIAGMCLMFFGPDNRIIDAVALGLIGFAIGGLVVFLAGLTACDLMPKNAVGAVKGFIGLFSYMAASAQEVVSASLITITEVDGVKHYDFSQAQYFWLAAGVVSLLLALTVWNAKKVVDIDEEQNPELKANPAS from the coding sequence ATGTTTAATTTCTTTAAAACACGTCCGGACTTACCTTTGTCCGATGGTTCGAAAGAAGCCATGCAATCTCGCTTTAAGCGTTACCAATGGCAAGTATTTCTAGGCTTAGTCTTTGGTTATGCCGTTTTCTACGTTGTTCGTATGAGCTTAGGTGTCGTTAAGAAACCGATGCTTGATGCAGGCATCGTAACCATTGAAGAGCTGGGTATTATGGGCTCGGCGTTCTTCTTTACCTATGCGATAGGTAAGTTTTCAAACGGCTTCCTTTCTGACTACGCCAACATTGGCCGCTTTATGTCGTTTTCACTGCTCTTATCAGGTGCAACGGCCGTGGTAATGGGCTTGAACACCGCAGGTTTCTTCTTTGTTCTGCTTTGGGGCTTGAACGGTTGGTTCCAGTCGGTTGGTTCAGCACCATCATGTGTTTCCTTGTTCCAATGGTTCTCGCCAAAACAGCGCGGCTCTCGCTACTCTGTATGGGGCGGTTCACGTAACATTGGTGAAGGTATCACTTGGATCCTAACCGCAACGCTAGTGAGCTACCTAGGCTGGCGTGCAGGCTTCATTGGCGCAGGTATCGCGGCCATTGCAGCAGCACTTTGTATGTTCTTTGCACTTAAAGACCGCCCTCAAACGTACGGTCTACCAGATGCTGCAACAGCATTCGATGAAGAGCCAGAAATCAAGAAAGCAAACGATCCTAAAGAGACACGTCGTGCTCAGATGTTTGTTCTAAAACAGCCTGCGGTATGGCTTATTGCAGCAGCGTGTGCGGCTATGTATGTCTCTCGCTATGCTATGTCTTCTTGGGCAGTGCTTTACCTTCAAGAGTCAAAAGGCTACTCGCTGATTGATGCTGGTTTTGCGATGTCAACGTACCCTATTGCTGGCCTTGCAGGTGCTATTTTGTCCGGTATCGTGTCTGACAAACTATTCAATGCAAACCGTCATATCCCAACCCTACTTTACGGATTGGCAAACATTGCAGGTATGTGTTTGATGTTCTTTGGTCCAGACAACCGCATTATTGATGCCGTCGCACTTGGATTGATTGGCTTCGCGATCGGTGGTCTTGTGGTATTCCTAGCGGGTCTAACAGCTTGTGACCTAATGCCGAAGAACGCAGTAGGTGCGGTAAAAGGCTTCATTGGTCTGTTCTCTTACATGGCAGCCTCTGCGCAAGAAGTGGTATCAGCATCGCTTATCACAATCACTGAGGTTGATGGCGTTAAGCACTATGACTTCTCTCAAGCTCAGTACTTCTGGCTAGCGGCAGGTGTTGTGTCACTACTCTTAGCATTGACCGTTTGGAATGCGAAGAAAGTGGTCGATATCGACGAAGAGCAAAACCCTGAGCTAAAAGCTAACCCAGCAAGCTAA
- a CDS encoding ABC transporter substrate-binding protein has product MRLIRKLTAWRHSILAAWLTLSSSAAISQEQLVILTTFSSEPIAELMFEYKQQNPKVDIKLIHRRTQSAIQLLNKSYIQDVDVVLSSSPFLMEELYKRNQLAKVAYGNEMPRWLVPFVLPKRNKVVSVGYSGAGLVWNKDYLMANNLKVPTRFQDLARFDYFGHITMSTPSRSGTTQMMIESILAKHGWDKGWAIILNVGANLGTISSRSFGVADYVAKGQFGIGPTIDSYALVLPKQFQYVEFAYDSDFTLMPTYIGILKKSGDNAATDRFIRLLLSQDVQKSMVDTNFAKHSINDDSLFSNKNPALNLAKLMQREKLVNIIFDEAITKRLPELQDIWHSLAQLEQDQGADVKKLTQLRELKQQLFTIPVSEQEIEQLGDSIVSRVEFDGQSNGLEQAILAEFSYRFGLKFEANLNQVARELRTFQVESPL; this is encoded by the coding sequence GTGAGATTGATTAGAAAGTTAACCGCGTGGCGCCATTCTATCCTTGCCGCATGGCTGACATTGAGCTCATCGGCTGCGATCAGTCAGGAGCAATTGGTGATATTGACCACCTTCTCTAGCGAGCCGATTGCCGAGCTGATGTTCGAGTACAAACAGCAAAACCCTAAGGTGGACATCAAATTGATCCACCGTCGGACTCAATCTGCAATTCAACTGTTGAACAAAAGCTATATTCAAGATGTCGATGTGGTACTCAGCTCATCGCCGTTTTTGATGGAAGAGCTCTACAAGCGCAACCAACTGGCCAAGGTTGCCTACGGGAATGAAATGCCCCGGTGGTTAGTGCCGTTTGTGTTACCCAAGCGCAATAAAGTGGTGAGCGTTGGCTACTCCGGTGCTGGATTGGTTTGGAACAAAGATTACTTAATGGCGAACAACCTCAAAGTACCCACACGGTTTCAAGATCTTGCTCGGTTTGATTATTTTGGCCACATCACCATGAGTACACCAAGCCGCTCGGGCACGACACAAATGATGATCGAGAGCATTCTTGCCAAGCATGGTTGGGACAAAGGCTGGGCGATCATTTTGAACGTAGGGGCAAATTTAGGCACGATTTCTTCGCGCAGTTTTGGTGTTGCGGATTATGTGGCGAAAGGGCAGTTTGGTATTGGCCCAACGATTGACAGTTACGCGCTGGTGCTCCCCAAACAGTTCCAGTATGTGGAATTTGCCTATGACTCTGACTTTACCCTGATGCCGACTTACATCGGTATCTTGAAAAAATCGGGCGATAATGCCGCGACCGATCGTTTTATTCGCCTGCTGCTCTCGCAAGATGTCCAAAAAAGTATGGTGGACACCAATTTTGCCAAGCACTCGATCAATGATGATTCGCTGTTCAGTAATAAGAACCCCGCACTCAACTTGGCTAAGCTGATGCAGCGTGAGAAGTTGGTCAACATCATCTTTGATGAAGCGATCACTAAGCGTCTCCCTGAGCTTCAAGATATTTGGCACAGTCTGGCGCAGTTAGAACAAGACCAAGGAGCTGATGTCAAAAAACTCACACAGTTGAGAGAGTTAAAACAGCAGTTGTTTACTATCCCTGTCAGCGAACAAGAAATTGAACAGCTTGGTGACTCAATCGTTTCTAGAGTAGAGTTTGACGGCCAATCCAATGGGTTAGAACAAGCGATCCTTGCCGAGTTTAGCTACCGTTTTGGACTAAAGTTCGAAGCCAACCTCAACCAAGTCGCTCGCGAGCTGCGCACATTTCAAGTTGAGTCTCCATTATGA
- a CDS encoding ATP-binding protein, translated as MNKWSTIGAKLIIAFTGSTILLTVVSAVAWLTWNRLDDQVSELLENSVPKYNTSYLLESRSSEIRHRVQLLSRLTNKVELNRQIEELSEQLEGINLALHHQETGALTDKETTTLAERYLVLGETLSQYSALVLQRVEQSRRVNKLEEQIHWLHQDVRSELTPIRQELHWLIKRDESDTERTTALEQLRTIQHLLDVESNVFAMTSEVIQAQQLGQVHNAAKVIQYKMDELLSSSEPIFELPSSIAYQQLIQELSTLLAPEGVFYHQLLDNVALNQRIDVLKANIDQQLDDIHQQIGGVVRLADDSFLNVKAQTASLVSYGNHILIVCFSVSILMSLFLTYYFINRRIVARLTALSSSIDAITKGDLSHPIQVDGADEIGRLSEKLIEYGESVKEIQRTNAISLINNTSASLLTCDLAGYVESANLSARRLLAVQGDVEKKLIWDSFENSSQRALAKVFRRGGALFNQGHDEIVLSVSDQKACYLHFDFHLFSHGQLNKVIVTITDITEQELNTRELEKRVAEKTSDLIEKNQRLSEEIVERERTEQNLKQTQGELIQAAKMAVVGQTMTSMAHELNQPLNAMSTYLYSAKLSAQSGDEKALNQTLEHIEGLAMRMGKIISSLRNFAKKSDGEQQAKEQNLKEIAEQAITIVNPKAKRQMVEIDNKLDDDLRVHGNALAIEQVLINLLVNSCDAIAEHNGPLRQIRVESLYSTRSHHAIGVFDSGQGFDSHIVDKLFTPFTTTKEVGLGLGLNISQSLMEKYAGNIVLASGLDKGALVILELPHANS; from the coding sequence ATGAATAAGTGGAGTACCATTGGCGCAAAACTGATCATCGCTTTTACGGGATCAACCATTCTGTTAACGGTGGTCAGCGCGGTCGCGTGGCTTACTTGGAACCGTCTAGACGATCAAGTGAGTGAACTGCTTGAAAACAGTGTGCCCAAATACAACACCAGTTACTTACTAGAAAGCCGAAGCAGTGAGATTCGTCATCGCGTTCAGTTGCTCTCTAGACTCACTAATAAGGTTGAGCTCAACCGCCAAATTGAAGAGCTTTCGGAGCAGTTAGAGGGCATCAATCTGGCGCTGCATCACCAAGAAACAGGGGCTTTGACAGACAAAGAAACGACCACCTTGGCTGAGCGCTATCTTGTACTGGGCGAAACACTCAGCCAATACAGCGCGCTTGTCTTGCAACGCGTTGAGCAAAGCCGCCGGGTCAACAAACTGGAAGAGCAGATTCATTGGCTCCACCAAGATGTGCGATCTGAGTTAACTCCGATTCGACAAGAGTTGCATTGGCTTATCAAGCGAGATGAGAGTGATACCGAGCGAACAACCGCACTGGAGCAATTGCGCACCATTCAGCATCTACTAGATGTAGAGTCGAATGTGTTTGCGATGACCAGCGAAGTGATTCAAGCGCAGCAACTTGGGCAAGTGCATAATGCAGCGAAAGTGATTCAGTACAAAATGGACGAGCTTCTGAGCAGCAGTGAGCCGATCTTTGAGTTGCCTTCGTCCATCGCCTACCAGCAATTGATCCAAGAGTTGTCCACCTTGTTGGCGCCTGAAGGGGTGTTTTACCATCAATTGCTCGACAACGTGGCGCTGAACCAGCGGATTGATGTGCTCAAAGCAAACATCGATCAGCAACTTGACGATATCCACCAACAAATCGGTGGCGTAGTTCGCTTGGCAGACGACAGTTTCCTCAATGTGAAAGCACAAACCGCGAGTTTAGTCTCGTACGGTAACCATATATTGATCGTCTGTTTTAGTGTTTCAATCTTGATGTCACTGTTTTTGACCTATTACTTTATCAATCGTCGCATTGTGGCTCGCTTAACGGCACTGAGTTCGAGCATTGATGCGATCACCAAGGGCGATCTCAGCCATCCTATTCAAGTGGATGGAGCGGATGAGATTGGTCGTTTGAGTGAAAAACTGATTGAGTACGGCGAGAGCGTCAAAGAGATACAGCGAACCAATGCGATCAGTTTGATCAACAATACTTCGGCAAGCCTACTGACATGTGACTTAGCAGGCTACGTGGAATCTGCGAACTTAAGTGCGCGTCGCTTGTTAGCCGTGCAAGGGGACGTAGAGAAAAAACTGATCTGGGATTCATTTGAAAACAGCAGCCAAAGGGCGTTGGCAAAAGTGTTTCGACGTGGTGGCGCTCTGTTTAATCAAGGGCACGATGAGATTGTACTGTCGGTGTCTGATCAAAAAGCCTGCTATCTCCATTTTGATTTCCATCTTTTCTCTCATGGACAGCTCAACAAAGTGATTGTCACTATTACAGACATCACCGAGCAAGAGCTCAATACGCGTGAGTTAGAAAAACGCGTGGCAGAAAAAACCTCGGACTTAATTGAAAAAAACCAGCGTCTGTCCGAAGAAATTGTCGAGCGTGAACGCACTGAGCAGAACTTAAAACAGACTCAAGGTGAGCTGATTCAAGCGGCGAAAATGGCGGTGGTTGGGCAAACCATGACCAGTATGGCACATGAGTTGAATCAACCCTTGAATGCCATGTCGACCTACCTCTACAGCGCCAAGCTTTCAGCGCAATCGGGTGACGAGAAGGCACTGAATCAAACGCTTGAACACATTGAAGGTTTGGCTATGCGAATGGGCAAAATCATTTCCAGTTTGCGCAACTTTGCCAAGAAATCTGATGGTGAACAGCAGGCCAAAGAACAAAATCTAAAAGAGATTGCGGAACAAGCGATCACCATAGTCAACCCCAAAGCCAAACGTCAGATGGTTGAGATAGACAATAAACTGGATGACGACCTGCGCGTCCATGGCAATGCGTTGGCGATTGAGCAAGTGTTGATCAATTTGCTGGTCAACAGTTGTGATGCGATTGCAGAGCACAATGGCCCGCTACGTCAGATTCGAGTAGAGAGTCTCTACAGCACCCGCTCACATCATGCGATTGGTGTGTTCGATAGCGGTCAAGGGTTTGATAGTCATATCGTTGATAAACTGTTTACACCGTTTACCACAACAAAAGAAGTTGGCCTTGGTTTAGGTCTGAACATCAGCCAATCTTTAATGGAAAAGTACGCTGGCAATATAGTTTTAGCCTCTGGTTTGGACAAAGGCGCTCTTGTGATATTGGAATTACCTCATGCAAACTCTTAA
- a CDS encoding sigma-54-dependent transcriptional regulator yields MQTLNYSVLLVDDDQDVLDSYKHLMDIAGLTAKALLDPTEATGYLKRDWPGVVLLDMYMPQMHGMELLEKIKQIDDRIPVIVITGHGDIPMAVDAVRKGACEFIEKPINPAELLEMLKSHLDLRRAFVEQKKQMVATIDKSLVGKSAQLEQIRHLLSQYLLLENHVVIWGESGSGRHLAANLLHTMSSQPNRCEAIHADPNLSESQLSEMLARVTAGTLLLDGAEQLSEPCQRMLAQHLIANEREGKAFRAIAIFGKDPEQLIAEQSLIPELYYVLNQGVIEMPPLRQRPDDVVVLFHHFLKQSCLKLGKVIPKVEPNYLSVLRGHLWPGNVRELRNVAELFAVGIVKLTGKDKIYTQAETMLPLDELVDDFEKGVIEDALFLHSGRVSDAADYLKVPRKKLYLRMKKHDIDKESFKSAK; encoded by the coding sequence ATGCAAACTCTTAATTACTCTGTTCTTCTTGTGGATGACGATCAGGATGTTTTAGATTCCTATAAACATTTGATGGATATTGCAGGTTTAACGGCAAAAGCACTCCTTGACCCGACTGAGGCAACAGGGTATCTCAAACGAGACTGGCCCGGTGTGGTATTGCTGGATATGTATATGCCGCAAATGCACGGCATGGAGTTACTGGAAAAAATCAAACAGATTGATGATCGCATTCCGGTGATCGTGATTACAGGGCACGGTGACATTCCGATGGCTGTGGATGCTGTCAGAAAAGGGGCGTGCGAGTTTATAGAGAAACCGATTAACCCAGCGGAACTACTCGAGATGCTAAAATCTCACCTTGACCTGCGCCGCGCTTTTGTTGAGCAGAAGAAACAAATGGTGGCAACGATTGACAAGTCGCTGGTGGGTAAATCCGCCCAACTGGAGCAAATTCGTCATCTCCTTTCTCAGTACTTGTTGCTTGAAAACCATGTTGTCATCTGGGGAGAGTCAGGAAGCGGGCGACACTTAGCGGCGAATTTATTGCATACCATGTCTTCACAACCAAACAGATGCGAGGCGATACACGCTGACCCTAATTTATCGGAGTCGCAATTGAGCGAGATGCTCGCAAGAGTGACCGCAGGCACCTTGCTGCTTGATGGCGCAGAGCAACTCTCTGAGCCCTGCCAACGAATGCTGGCGCAGCATTTGATCGCCAATGAGAGGGAAGGGAAGGCGTTTAGAGCGATTGCGATATTTGGCAAAGATCCAGAACAGCTCATTGCTGAGCAAAGCCTAATCCCCGAGCTCTATTACGTTTTGAATCAGGGAGTCATAGAGATGCCACCGCTTCGCCAAAGACCCGATGATGTCGTGGTGTTGTTCCACCACTTTTTGAAACAGAGCTGTCTCAAGCTCGGTAAAGTCATCCCAAAAGTCGAACCTAACTACCTTTCTGTGTTACGCGGTCACTTATGGCCGGGCAACGTTCGAGAGCTAAGAAATGTGGCTGAGTTGTTTGCAGTAGGTATCGTTAAGTTGACGGGAAAAGACAAAATTTACACCCAAGCTGAAACCATGTTGCCACTGGACGAACTGGTCGATGATTTTGAAAAGGGCGTGATAGAAGATGCGTTATTTCTTCACTCAGGGCGAGTTAGCGACGCTGCTGACTATTTGAAAGTGCCGCGTAAAAAACTCTATTTACGCATGAAAAAGCACGATATTGATAAAGAATCGTTTAAAAGTGCAAAGTAG
- a CDS encoding GGDEF domain-containing protein → MAASARERQNYDVAITADDFVAKQLFGALSEEFGLQFTYRHFDTFGEVLDSVRSGESDFAPNTTYTKERAAYLHLPAPTNIEYTYLFYKDNIDFKHVKRVAVPIRTIFVDLVKRHYPSIAIYEYSTIEEAKKLLNAGQVDAIVAGINYLKAFNSAGFQAEVINNKIGAPPVTIAVAKDSDVTLVEQFVRYAQTEPVQRLLHDSMMHYQKQIRLTAIKKNLVRHGLDQAKPLSIKLEPVYPYVIYQTSGAIKGVTYTILQQTCQMLELNCKVTSRADESWQSMYTDFKAQNIDVIAPIHVSPSRESYTYFAKPHYRAMTILVKRSGYKDGIYRYVSELITERIGVVKEDYAVKKLQAALPQKQFYFVDNQQALIDALVAGEVDYIVVDRAALNRMLRKDKLLNIEEDDSLGVFFESNIAFGFNRTEEGRLLAEAFSQVQDIIDIQSIANMYNIQPAWRNLYSAEQKFNIQVRVLFVMFVLFATCALLYLNHQSTTDQLTGLKNRRALDRYLAKSTVENGTVLYLDINRFKQFNDTYGHHFGDEVLRAVAKQIKRLTKENAYRVGGDEFIVISRLGSSGVERLKSQLSTVCVKRSNGEEVEVTVAIGIARDIKSHSGLRQLLKKADTAMYSDKSSYYQTD, encoded by the coding sequence GTGGCTGCTTCTGCTCGGGAGCGGCAAAACTATGACGTTGCTATTACCGCCGATGATTTTGTCGCCAAGCAGCTTTTTGGCGCATTAAGTGAAGAGTTTGGTCTCCAGTTTACCTATCGTCACTTTGATACCTTCGGCGAAGTGCTCGATTCGGTCAGATCGGGAGAGAGTGATTTTGCACCGAACACAACTTACACCAAAGAGCGGGCGGCATACCTGCATTTGCCCGCTCCAACCAACATTGAATACACCTACCTGTTTTACAAAGACAACATCGATTTTAAGCACGTCAAACGTGTCGCCGTACCGATACGAACCATATTTGTAGACCTTGTGAAGCGTCATTACCCCAGCATCGCAATCTATGAATACTCAACAATAGAAGAGGCGAAAAAGCTACTCAACGCTGGCCAAGTTGATGCCATTGTTGCCGGTATCAACTATCTGAAAGCGTTTAACAGTGCCGGTTTTCAAGCGGAAGTTATCAACAACAAAATTGGTGCACCTCCTGTCACCATTGCAGTGGCAAAAGATAGCGACGTAACATTGGTTGAGCAGTTCGTTCGTTATGCACAGACAGAGCCTGTCCAACGGTTGCTCCATGACTCCATGATGCACTATCAAAAACAAATCCGCTTGACTGCGATTAAGAAAAACCTAGTTCGCCATGGCTTAGACCAAGCAAAACCACTCTCAATCAAGTTGGAGCCTGTGTATCCCTACGTGATTTATCAAACCAGCGGGGCAATCAAAGGGGTGACTTACACGATTTTGCAGCAAACGTGTCAAATGCTCGAGCTCAATTGTAAGGTGACGAGCCGGGCTGATGAGTCTTGGCAAAGCATGTACACTGATTTCAAAGCGCAGAACATTGATGTGATTGCGCCGATACATGTTTCTCCGTCACGTGAATCGTATACCTACTTTGCGAAGCCACACTACCGGGCAATGACCATTTTGGTGAAACGTTCCGGCTACAAAGATGGCATCTATCGCTATGTATCGGAACTTATTACAGAGCGGATCGGGGTAGTGAAAGAGGATTATGCGGTCAAAAAACTGCAAGCCGCTTTGCCTCAAAAGCAATTTTACTTTGTCGACAATCAGCAAGCTCTGATTGATGCTTTGGTTGCCGGTGAAGTGGATTACATTGTGGTTGATCGCGCTGCTTTGAATCGAATGCTACGAAAAGATAAGTTGTTGAACATTGAGGAGGACGACAGCTTAGGTGTGTTCTTTGAGTCCAACATTGCATTTGGTTTTAATCGAACTGAGGAAGGGAGACTTTTGGCAGAAGCCTTCTCGCAAGTGCAGGACATCATTGATATTCAATCTATTGCCAACATGTACAACATTCAGCCCGCTTGGCGTAATTTGTACAGCGCCGAGCAAAAATTCAATATCCAAGTTAGGGTGTTGTTCGTGATGTTTGTCTTGTTTGCCACTTGCGCTTTGCTCTATTTGAATCACCAGTCCACCACCGATCAGCTTACTGGACTGAAAAACCGAAGAGCGTTAGATCGATACCTTGCTAAATCAACGGTGGAAAATGGGACGGTTCTCTATCTCGATATCAATCGTTTCAAACAGTTTAATGATACGTACGGGCACCATTTCGGTGATGAAGTATTGCGAGCGGTTGCCAAGCAGATTAAACGCCTGACGAAGGAAAATGCCTATCGTGTCGGTGGTGACGAGTTTATTGTCATCAGCCGGCTCGGTTCGAGTGGAGTAGAGAGGCTTAAATCTCAATTGTCGACTGTCTGTGTAAAGAGATCCAACGGCGAGGAGGTTGAGGTCACCGTCGCTATTGGTATTGCTCGAGACATTAAATCCCATTCAGGTTTACGTCAGCTACTCAAAAAAGCCGACACTGCCATGTACAGCGACAAATCATCCTACTATCAAACGGACTGA